The genomic stretch TGTCGCCGTCGGCGAGCGCGTCCTCCAGTCGCTTGAGCACCACCACGCCCGCGCCGTTGCCGAACAGCGTGCCCTGGGCCTTCGCGTCGAACGCGCGGCAGTGTCCGTCCGGCGAGGTGATTCCGCCGAACTGGTGCAGGTAGCCGGTGCGCTGGGGCGTCTGGATGGCCACGCCACCCGCGAGCGCGACGCGGCACTCGCCGGCCAGCAGGGCCTGTCCGGCCAGGTGTACCGCCACCAACGCCGTGGAGCAGGCGGTGTGCAGCGAGTACGCCGGTCCGCGCAGGTTGAGCAGGTGCGACACGCGCGTGCTGAGGAAGGCCAGGTCATTGCCCAGGCCGACCTCGAAGGCGCCGGTGCCCGCGAGCGCGCCGGGGTTGGAGAAGAGGTTGAAGACGTACGTGTTGGTGCGCGCGCCCGCGTAGACGCCGATGCGCTCCCGGTAGCGCGCCGGGTCGTAGCCCGCGTCCTCGAGCGCTGTCCACGCGCACTCCAGGAACACGCGGTGCTGCGGGTCCATCAGCTCGGCCTCCTTGGGCAGGAGCCCGAAGAAGGACGCGTCGAAGTCCTCCGCGCCGTCGACGACGGCCGCGGCGCGCACGTAGGCCGGGTCCTTGCGCAGGGCCGGGTCCTCCATGATGGAGGGCTCCAGCTCCGACTCCTGGAGGAAGGTGATGGACTCCACCCCCTCCCGCAGGTTGCGCCAGTACGCGTCGACGTCCTTGGCGCCCGGGAGGCGGCAGGCCATCCCGATGATTGCAATCTCCAGCCCGTTCCAATGGGTATCGCCAGCCATGGTGTCCTGAGTCCCCTCGGTGCGTGGTGTCAGAGGTCCCGCCTGCGCGCGCGCTGTTGCTCGAGCGCGGAGCGACGGCGTGCTCCGGGTGCTTCGTCCTGTTCCCAGTCGTCCCCGCCGCCCGTCGCGCGCCCGGGGCGCGGCGTCGTGGTCGCGGTCGTCGGCAGGCCCACCTTCGCCAGCAGGCCCTCGAGGTGCTGCCTCGCCACGAGCAGTCCCTGCTCGGTCCGGACGCGCTCGCCCAGCGCGGCGGCGGACTCGCGCAGGCGCGAGGACTCCAGGGCCTCGCGGATGGCCTCTCCCAGGCGCTCGGCGGTGAGCCGCGCGGCGGGCAGGGGCGCCGGTGCGCAGCCGCGCGCGAAGCCCAGGTCCGCCCAGAGGAACTGGTCGTACGCGTGCGGCACGAGCACCTGCGGCACGCCCGCGCGGAACGCCAGCGCGCATGTCCCGGCGCCGCTGTGGTGCACCACCGCCGCCACGCGCGGGAACAGCCACGCATAGGGCAGCATGCCGTCCACGGCCAGGAAGCCCGGCGGCAGCGGGCGTCGCGCCAGTTGGCTCCAGCCGCTCTGGATGATGGCCCTGCGCCCCGTGCGCTGGGCCGCCGTCACCAGCAGGTCCGTGAAGCCATCCGGGTCCTCGTGCTTGAGGCTGCCGAAGGTGAAGAACAGGGGAGGTGCTCCCTCCGCCAGGAAGTCCCGCAGCGGCGCGGGGGGCTCCCAGGCGAGCGCGCCGTCCTCCATGAAGAAGTAGCCGACCATGTGGTGGTGGCCCGGCCAGTCCCTCGGCGGCGGACGCACGTGGCGGCTCATGGCGTACAGCACGAGCTGCGGTGACTCGCCGTCCACCAGCGGGTTGTGGAAGGGCGGCAGGCCCGCCTTCTCCCGGACGGGATTGACGATCTGCCTCACCGCCTCCTGGAAGGCTGGATGGCCGCCGCCGCTGCCCGAATGCTCCACGTAGATGGACGCGAACGGGATGCCCGTGAGGTCATGCACCATCCGCGAGGCGGGCTGCACGCGCCCGCTGACGAGCAGGTCCGCGCTCGCGCACGCCTGACGCAGGTCCTCCAGCATGCGCGGCAGTCCTCGCGCCAGGGGCGCGAACATGGACTGGAGCTGGTCCGCGGCGCCGATGCGCTCGGGGCTCACCAGCAGCGCCTGGGTGATGTCGTCCTGGGCTCCGCGCAGGTCGTCGCCCACCGGCGTGAACGCCACGCCGTGCTGCCTCGCCAGGGGTTCGAAGGCCGGTGGCAGCGCGAGCACGGGTTGGTGCCCGTGCCGCCGCAGCTCCACCGCCAGGGCGACGAAGGGAAGGATGTCCCCCGTGCTACCGAAGTTCGTCAGCACCGCGCGCATCGACACTCTCCGGGACCGCTCCACGCATGAGCCCTGCCGCCGCCCGCCTCGCCGACACGAGGACCTCCTCGCGACAGGCGATGGCGCGATACATCGGCCGACAAGGCTCGATTATCGGTAAGTACATGCAATGCTGGATTTAATGCTAGATGGGTTTTAGCTTGGGATGCATGTACGGTGCGCCAACAGTGCTCCTGGGGGAGGTCGCGCTCTCCCTCTATAGAGAGGAGCGGGCGGGTGGCGTGAGTGTATGGGGCGGGAAATTCTTATTTCGCGAAAAACATACTTTGCTTGATTGGCTTGAGTAACAGCAGTGTCGCCATAGACATGCTTCTGCCGGAAATGTTCAGCGACGATTCAAAAGCGTCATGGCGTGAGGGCCGGGTGGCGTGACACCAGGTGGGGGCCTCTGGATGCAGGTGGCCTCCGCCGCGTTCGCGTGACCTGTCCTTCATTTCCCTGTGCGAGGCCCGACCGTGGAGGTTTCCGCGTCCCGCGTGGCGCGGTGACACGGCCGTGGCTCGCGGAAGTCGAGGAGGAGCGGGTGTTTCCAGAGGGCCTGAATCTCGTGGACGTGTTGCGCTCCCGCGCGGAGCGACAGGGAACCGAGCTGCTCTACCGGTTCCTCGAGACGGGGGACGTGGACGGTGGGACGGAGGAGTGGAGCTACGCGCGGCTGGATACCCGGGCGCGCGCGCTGGGGGCGCTGCTGCGCGAGCAGGGCGCGGCGGGGGAGCGGGCGTTGTTGCTCTACCCGCCGGGGCTGGAGTTCGTCGCCGGCTTCATGGGGTGCCTCTACGCGGGCGTGGTGGCGGTGCCGTGCTATCCGCCGGACCCGACGCGTCTGGAGCGCACGCTGCCCCGGCTGCGCGCCATCGCCCGGGACTGCGGCGCGAAGTATGTGCTGACCACCAGCTTCATCGTGGAGATGTCGGAGCTGTTCAGGCCGCAGGCGCCGGAGCTGGGGGAGCTGAGCTGGCTGGCCAGTGACGCCGTCCCGGACGCGCGCGCGGCGGACTGGCGGCGGCCGGAGCTGGCGCCGGGCTCGCTGGCCTTCCTCCAGTACACGTCGGGCTCCACCGGCACTCCCAAGGGGGTGATGGTGAGCCACGCGAACATCCTCCACAACGAGGTGCTCATCTCCCGTGGCTTCAACCTGGACCCGGCGCGTTCGTCGGGGATGGGGTGGCTGCCCATGTTCCACGACATGGGGCTCATCGGGAAGGTGCTCCAGCCGCTGTACCTGGGCTTCCCGTGCACGTTGATGTCGCCCATCGCCTTCCTGCAGCGCCCGCTGCGGTGGCTGGAGGCGGTCTCCCACTTCAAGGCGACGTGCAGCGGCGGCCCCAACTTCGCTTACGACTTGTGCGCGCGGAAGGCCACCGAGGAGGACCGGGCGCGGCTGGACCTGTCGAGTTGGAAGGTGGCGTTCAACGGCGCGGAGCCGGTGCGGCGCGAGACGTTGGACCGCTTCGCCGAGGTGTTCGGCCCCT from Myxococcus stipitatus encodes the following:
- a CDS encoding glycosyltransferase, whose protein sequence is MRAVLTNFGSTGDILPFVALAVELRRHGHQPVLALPPAFEPLARQHGVAFTPVGDDLRGAQDDITQALLVSPERIGAADQLQSMFAPLARGLPRMLEDLRQACASADLLVSGRVQPASRMVHDLTGIPFASIYVEHSGSGGGHPAFQEAVRQIVNPVREKAGLPPFHNPLVDGESPQLVLYAMSRHVRPPPRDWPGHHHMVGYFFMEDGALAWEPPAPLRDFLAEGAPPLFFTFGSLKHEDPDGFTDLLVTAAQRTGRRAIIQSGWSQLARRPLPPGFLAVDGMLPYAWLFPRVAAVVHHSGAGTCALAFRAGVPQVLVPHAYDQFLWADLGFARGCAPAPLPAARLTAERLGEAIREALESSRLRESAAALGERVRTEQGLLVARQHLEGLLAKVGLPTTATTTPRPGRATGGGDDWEQDEAPGARRRSALEQQRARRRDL